A genomic window from Cucumis melo cultivar AY chromosome 8, USDA_Cmelo_AY_1.0, whole genome shotgun sequence includes:
- the LOC103485281 gene encoding NAD(P)H-quinone oxidoreductase subunit O, chloroplastic isoform X1, whose translation MVFSASLSHNSFSCLTQFPQNFRRNPLRVHLIRAVKSTEPEKKVPETKTQEPPVAEPSSSSSPTASPKVPKKPVYSMKKGQIVRVDKEKYLNSVNYLSVGHPPYFKGLDYIYEDRGEVLDLRIFETGEYALIAWVGIPTAPAWLPTEMLIKYISTKKSSNPWTNFLEYHQ comes from the exons ATGGTTTTCTCTGCATCTCTTTCTCACAACTCTTTCTCATGCCTAACTCAATTCCCGCAAAATTTTAGAAGAAATCCACTTCGTGTTCACCTTATTCGAGCTGTGAAATCCACTGAACCGGAGAAGAAGGTGCCAGAGACCAAAACCCAGGAGCCTCCCGTGGCTGAACCTTCAAGTTCAAGCTCCCCCACCGCCTCTCCCAAGGTTCCAAAGAAGCCTGTCTATTCGA TGAAGAAGGGTCAGATTGTGAGAGTTGACAAAGAGAAGTATCTTAATAGCGTTAAT TATCTATCTGTTGGACATCCACCTTATTTCAAGGGCTTGGACTACATTTATGAAGACCGTGGTGAG GTATTGGATCTTCGCATTTTCGAAACAGGAGAATATGCACTT ATTGCATGGGTTGGCATTCCGACTGCTCCAGCTTGGCTGCCGACAGAAATGCTTATAAAG TACATTTCAACTAAGAAAAGTAGCAATCCTTGGACAAATTTCCTAGAGTACCATCAGTGA
- the LOC103485282 gene encoding mitogen-activated protein kinase kinase kinase 3 isoform X2 has translation MPLGWVKKLSRNKDHHNQNHPTSSLNLFKSSSSSPKTQPKNPIITHKPKSFDEVSAVIFSRNSPRSSRDLGSSGAASSGFSGFDSDSGDKSLPLPRPATSGLGIDHGAGNGSGSSSVSSDISSGSSDDQPSAQEQLQFGAYRIETRARSPGPGSKGPTSPTSPLNPRFCGMSLESPTTHKLPLPPSAPTSPSSLTSMRATNIGDNNAAIQSKWKKGRLLGRGTFGHVYLGFNSVSGQMCAIKEVRVISDDSTSKECLKQLNQEITVLSQLSHPNIVRYYGSEMGEESLSVYLEYISGGSIHKLLQEYGAFKEPVIRNYTRKILSGLAYLHGRNTVHRDIKGANILVDPKGEVKLVDFGMAKHITNCTSMLSFKGSPYWMAPEVVMNTNGYSLAVDIWSLGCTVLEMATSKPPWSKYEGVAAIFKIGNSKDIPEIPDYLSSDARSFVQLCLQRDPSARPSAAELLDHPFVQDAVTPRASDVNLSVDAFPFSFDGIQTSPLLDRHPNRKSISICDGDYVTNPTFSSRAPSPRGNGRLITSLPVSPCSSPLRSYGPTHQSCYLSPPHTSYMGVGQSGYNLNEYAYNTRPNTLFTLDPLRESSLLKVQTHLGSPRRPL, from the exons ATGCCTCTTGGGTGGGTTAAAAAATTGAGTAGAAATAAGGACCATCACAATCAAAATCACCCCACTTCTTCTCTCAACCTCTTcaagtcttcttcttcttcccccaAAACTCAACCGAAGAACCCCATCATCACCCACAAACCCAAGAGCTTTGATGAGGTTTCTGCTGTGATTTTCTCTCGTAATTCTCCCAGGTCTAGCAGGGATCTGGGCTCTTCTGGTGCTGCCTCTTCTGGGTTTTCTGGTTTTGACTCTGATAGTGGGGATAAGAGTCTTCCTCTTCCTCGACCTGCTACTTCTGGCCTTGGGATTGATCATGGAGCTGGGAATGGATCTGGGTCCAGTTCGGTTTCCAGTGATATCTCTTCTGGCTCTTCAGATGATCAACCATCTGCTCAAGAACAGCTTCAATTTGGAGCTTACAG AATCGAGACAAGAGCAAGAAGTCCAGGTCCAGGATCAAAAGGACCCACTAGTCCAACATCGCCTCTCAACCCACGTTTCTGTGGCATGAGTCTCGAGTCTCCTACAACTCATAAGCTGCCGCTTCCTCCAAGTGCTCCCACCAGCCCTTCTTCCTTGACCAGCATGAGAGCTACCAATATTGGTGATAACAACGCAGCTATACAATCGAAATGGAAGAAAGGAAGGCTTCTAGGGAGAGGAACATTTGGGCATGTTTACCTTGGATTTAACAG TGTAAGTGGCCAAATGTGTGCAATTAAGGAGGTCAGGGTTATAAGTGATGACTCAACATCAAAGGAATGTCTCAAGCAATTGAACCAG GAGATTACTGTGCTCAGTCAGCTGTCGCATCCGAACATTGTCCGGTACTATGGTAGTGAAATG GGTGAAGAGTCGCTCTCAGTCTACTTAGAATACATTTCCGGGGGATCAATTCACAAATTACTTCAGGAATATGGCGCCTTCAAAGAACCTGTTATAAGAAATTATACCCGGAAGATTCTTTCTGGGCTTGCTTATTTGCATGGGAGAAATACAGTGCATAG GGACATCAAAGGGGCAAATATCTTAGTAGATCCGAAAGGCGAGGTCAAGTTGGTGGACTTTGGCATGGCAAAACAT ATAACGAATTGTACTTCGATGCTTTCCTTCAAAGGCAGTCCTTATTGGATGGCCCCGGAG GTTGTGATGAATACAAATGGCTACAGTCTTGCTGTAGACATTTGGAGTTTAGGATGTACTGTTCTTGAAATGGCAACATCTAAACCGCCTTGGAGCAAATACGAAGGG GTGGCtgccattttcaaaattgggaATAGTAAAGACATTCCCGAAATTCCAGACTATCTCTCCAGTGATGCTAGAAGTTTTGTGCAATTATGTTTGCAACGGGATCCTTCCGCCCGTCCTTCTGCTGCAGAACTACTGGACCACCCTTTTGTTCAAGATGCAGTAACACCAAGAGCATCTGATGTTAACTTATCTGTGGATGCATTCCCCTTTAGCTTCGATGGAATCCAAACTTCG CCATTGTTAGATCGGCATCCAAACAGAAAAAGTATAAGCATATGTGATGGAGATTATGTGACAAACCCAACATTCTCTTCCAGAGCTCCGAGTCCTAG GGGAAATGGAAGATTGATCACATCCTTGCCTGTCTCTCCATGTTCAAGTCCATTACGGTCGTATGGCCCCACGCACCAGAGCTGTTATCTTTCACCACCTCACACGTCTTACATGGGGGTGGGTCAAAGTGGATACAATTTGAACGAATACGCATATAACACGAGACCAAACACATTGTTCACCCTTGATCCTTTGCGAGAGTCATCTCTATTGAAAGTGCAGACTCATCTTGGATCACCAAGAAGACCTCTTTGA
- the LOC103485282 gene encoding mitogen-activated protein kinase kinase kinase 3 isoform X1, translated as MPLGWVKKLSRNKDHHNQNHPTSSLNLFKSSSSSPKTQPKNPIITHKPKSFDEVSAVIFSRNSPRSSRDLGSSGAASSGFSGFDSDSGDKSLPLPRPATSGLGIDHGAGNGSGSSSVSSDISSGSSDDQPSAQEQLQFGAYRGFADNRIETRARSPGPGSKGPTSPTSPLNPRFCGMSLESPTTHKLPLPPSAPTSPSSLTSMRATNIGDNNAAIQSKWKKGRLLGRGTFGHVYLGFNSVSGQMCAIKEVRVISDDSTSKECLKQLNQEITVLSQLSHPNIVRYYGSEMGEESLSVYLEYISGGSIHKLLQEYGAFKEPVIRNYTRKILSGLAYLHGRNTVHRDIKGANILVDPKGEVKLVDFGMAKHITNCTSMLSFKGSPYWMAPEVVMNTNGYSLAVDIWSLGCTVLEMATSKPPWSKYEGVAAIFKIGNSKDIPEIPDYLSSDARSFVQLCLQRDPSARPSAAELLDHPFVQDAVTPRASDVNLSVDAFPFSFDGIQTSPLLDRHPNRKSISICDGDYVTNPTFSSRAPSPRGNGRLITSLPVSPCSSPLRSYGPTHQSCYLSPPHTSYMGVGQSGYNLNEYAYNTRPNTLFTLDPLRESSLLKVQTHLGSPRRPL; from the exons ATGCCTCTTGGGTGGGTTAAAAAATTGAGTAGAAATAAGGACCATCACAATCAAAATCACCCCACTTCTTCTCTCAACCTCTTcaagtcttcttcttcttcccccaAAACTCAACCGAAGAACCCCATCATCACCCACAAACCCAAGAGCTTTGATGAGGTTTCTGCTGTGATTTTCTCTCGTAATTCTCCCAGGTCTAGCAGGGATCTGGGCTCTTCTGGTGCTGCCTCTTCTGGGTTTTCTGGTTTTGACTCTGATAGTGGGGATAAGAGTCTTCCTCTTCCTCGACCTGCTACTTCTGGCCTTGGGATTGATCATGGAGCTGGGAATGGATCTGGGTCCAGTTCGGTTTCCAGTGATATCTCTTCTGGCTCTTCAGATGATCAACCATCTGCTCAAGAACAGCTTCAATTTGGAGCTTACAG AGGATTTGCTGATAACAGAATCGAGACAAGAGCAAGAAGTCCAGGTCCAGGATCAAAAGGACCCACTAGTCCAACATCGCCTCTCAACCCACGTTTCTGTGGCATGAGTCTCGAGTCTCCTACAACTCATAAGCTGCCGCTTCCTCCAAGTGCTCCCACCAGCCCTTCTTCCTTGACCAGCATGAGAGCTACCAATATTGGTGATAACAACGCAGCTATACAATCGAAATGGAAGAAAGGAAGGCTTCTAGGGAGAGGAACATTTGGGCATGTTTACCTTGGATTTAACAG TGTAAGTGGCCAAATGTGTGCAATTAAGGAGGTCAGGGTTATAAGTGATGACTCAACATCAAAGGAATGTCTCAAGCAATTGAACCAG GAGATTACTGTGCTCAGTCAGCTGTCGCATCCGAACATTGTCCGGTACTATGGTAGTGAAATG GGTGAAGAGTCGCTCTCAGTCTACTTAGAATACATTTCCGGGGGATCAATTCACAAATTACTTCAGGAATATGGCGCCTTCAAAGAACCTGTTATAAGAAATTATACCCGGAAGATTCTTTCTGGGCTTGCTTATTTGCATGGGAGAAATACAGTGCATAG GGACATCAAAGGGGCAAATATCTTAGTAGATCCGAAAGGCGAGGTCAAGTTGGTGGACTTTGGCATGGCAAAACAT ATAACGAATTGTACTTCGATGCTTTCCTTCAAAGGCAGTCCTTATTGGATGGCCCCGGAG GTTGTGATGAATACAAATGGCTACAGTCTTGCTGTAGACATTTGGAGTTTAGGATGTACTGTTCTTGAAATGGCAACATCTAAACCGCCTTGGAGCAAATACGAAGGG GTGGCtgccattttcaaaattgggaATAGTAAAGACATTCCCGAAATTCCAGACTATCTCTCCAGTGATGCTAGAAGTTTTGTGCAATTATGTTTGCAACGGGATCCTTCCGCCCGTCCTTCTGCTGCAGAACTACTGGACCACCCTTTTGTTCAAGATGCAGTAACACCAAGAGCATCTGATGTTAACTTATCTGTGGATGCATTCCCCTTTAGCTTCGATGGAATCCAAACTTCG CCATTGTTAGATCGGCATCCAAACAGAAAAAGTATAAGCATATGTGATGGAGATTATGTGACAAACCCAACATTCTCTTCCAGAGCTCCGAGTCCTAG GGGAAATGGAAGATTGATCACATCCTTGCCTGTCTCTCCATGTTCAAGTCCATTACGGTCGTATGGCCCCACGCACCAGAGCTGTTATCTTTCACCACCTCACACGTCTTACATGGGGGTGGGTCAAAGTGGATACAATTTGAACGAATACGCATATAACACGAGACCAAACACATTGTTCACCCTTGATCCTTTGCGAGAGTCATCTCTATTGAAAGTGCAGACTCATCTTGGATCACCAAGAAGACCTCTTTGA
- the LOC103485281 gene encoding NAD(P)H-quinone oxidoreductase subunit O, chloroplastic isoform X3, which produces MVFSASLSHNSFSCLTQFPQNFRRNPLRVHLIRAVKSTEPEKKVPETKTQEPPVAEPSSSSSPTASPKVPKKPVYSMKKGQIVRVDKEKYLNSVNYLSVGHPPYFKGLDYIYEDRGEVLDLRIFETGEYALVSNFHLDSILHGLAFRLLQLGCRQKCL; this is translated from the exons ATGGTTTTCTCTGCATCTCTTTCTCACAACTCTTTCTCATGCCTAACTCAATTCCCGCAAAATTTTAGAAGAAATCCACTTCGTGTTCACCTTATTCGAGCTGTGAAATCCACTGAACCGGAGAAGAAGGTGCCAGAGACCAAAACCCAGGAGCCTCCCGTGGCTGAACCTTCAAGTTCAAGCTCCCCCACCGCCTCTCCCAAGGTTCCAAAGAAGCCTGTCTATTCGA TGAAGAAGGGTCAGATTGTGAGAGTTGACAAAGAGAAGTATCTTAATAGCGTTAAT TATCTATCTGTTGGACATCCACCTTATTTCAAGGGCTTGGACTACATTTATGAAGACCGTGGTGAG GTATTGGATCTTCGCATTTTCGAAACAGGAGAATATGCACTTGTAAGCAACTTTCATTTGGACTCCAT ATTGCATGGGTTGGCATTCCGACTGCTCCAGCTTGGCTGCCGACAGAAATGCTTATAA
- the LOC103485281 gene encoding NAD(P)H-quinone oxidoreductase subunit O, chloroplastic isoform X2 yields MVFSASLSHNSFSCLTQFPQNFRRNPLRVHLIRAVKSTEPEKKVPETKTQEPPVAEPSSSSSPTASPKVPKKPVYSMKKGQIVRVDKEKYLNSVNYLSVGHPPYFKGLDYIYEDRGEVLDLRIFETGEYALIAWVGIPTAPAWLPTEMLIKSEKLNYERL; encoded by the exons ATGGTTTTCTCTGCATCTCTTTCTCACAACTCTTTCTCATGCCTAACTCAATTCCCGCAAAATTTTAGAAGAAATCCACTTCGTGTTCACCTTATTCGAGCTGTGAAATCCACTGAACCGGAGAAGAAGGTGCCAGAGACCAAAACCCAGGAGCCTCCCGTGGCTGAACCTTCAAGTTCAAGCTCCCCCACCGCCTCTCCCAAGGTTCCAAAGAAGCCTGTCTATTCGA TGAAGAAGGGTCAGATTGTGAGAGTTGACAAAGAGAAGTATCTTAATAGCGTTAAT TATCTATCTGTTGGACATCCACCTTATTTCAAGGGCTTGGACTACATTTATGAAGACCGTGGTGAG GTATTGGATCTTCGCATTTTCGAAACAGGAGAATATGCACTT ATTGCATGGGTTGGCATTCCGACTGCTCCAGCTTGGCTGCCGACAGAAATGCTTATAAAG TCGGAGAAACTCAACTACGAAAGACTCTAA